The Pseudolabrys sp. FHR47 genome contains a region encoding:
- a CDS encoding FAD binding domain-containing protein: protein MDLNTINAIERPTSRDMLPTWRAGDAYLAGGTWLFSEPQNKLTRLIDLSTLGWEPLQANDKGLEIAATCTIAQLDTFSAPPAWIASPLIGQCCRAFLASFKIWNVATVGGNICMSLPAGPMISLTTALDGELLLWAPGSGQRRMRVADFVKGPVSNELRPGEIARAIHLPLAALTRRTAFRQVSLTNIGRSGALIIGTLDQKGAFVLTVTASTPKPYQFRFDALPGGNELTARIDSGIAGNWFDDIHGLPAWRRDMTLHFAREILAELGGGAR, encoded by the coding sequence ATGGACCTGAACACCATCAACGCCATCGAGCGGCCGACGTCGCGCGATATGCTACCCACCTGGCGCGCGGGCGATGCGTATCTCGCCGGCGGCACATGGCTGTTTTCCGAGCCGCAGAACAAGCTCACGCGGCTCATCGACCTATCGACGCTAGGATGGGAACCACTGCAGGCAAACGACAAGGGCCTCGAGATTGCGGCAACCTGCACCATCGCGCAGCTCGACACCTTCAGCGCGCCGCCCGCGTGGATCGCTTCGCCGCTGATCGGCCAATGCTGCCGCGCCTTTCTCGCTTCGTTCAAGATATGGAACGTCGCCACCGTCGGCGGCAATATCTGCATGTCGCTGCCGGCCGGGCCGATGATCTCGCTCACGACCGCGCTCGATGGTGAATTGCTGCTGTGGGCGCCGGGCAGCGGCCAGCGGCGCATGCGCGTTGCCGACTTTGTCAAAGGTCCTGTCAGTAATGAGTTGAGGCCGGGTGAGATTGCGCGTGCCATTCACCTGCCGCTCGCCGCGCTGACGCGGCGCACGGCTTTCCGGCAGGTATCGCTGACCAATATCGGCCGCTCCGGCGCGCTGATCATCGGCACGCTCGATCAAAAGGGCGCGTTCGTGCTGACCGTCACCGCCTCGACGCCGAAGCCGTATCAGTTCCGCTTCGACGCCCTGCCCGGCGGCAATGAACTCACCGCACGTATCGACAGCGGCATCGCCGGCAACTGGTTCGACGACATCCACGGCCTCCCCGCATGGCGGCGCGACATGACTCTGCATTTCGCCCGCGAAATCCTCGCCGAACTCGGCGGAGGCGCGCGATGA
- a CDS encoding 8-oxoguanine deaminase, protein MTDPIWIKDPLAILAEGAERGVVVKDGAIVELVAKSREPATPGAKAFEARDHVIIPGLINTHHHFYQTLTRAVPAALDRELFPWLKALYPIWARMTPQALDAAVTVAMAELMLSGCTTTTDHHYVFPKGLEDGVDIEVAAAKRLGIRVLLTRGSMNLSERDGGLPPDSVVQDEDTILADSERVVARFHQRGEAAMTQVALAPCSPFSVTTSLMKKTAELADRLDVRLHTHLAETEDENAFCQQLYNCRPLDYLEDCGWLNHRTWLAHGVHFDKSEMPRLAKGKVSISHCACSNQTLASGHCPVCELESAGVAVGLGVDGSASNDESNLMQEVRAAFLLQRGRYGVTKVSHKDALRWATKGSAACVGRPELGEIAVGKRADLAFYKLDELRFSGYGDPLAALVLCGAHRADRVMINGNWTVIDGAIPGLDVTGLMRRHQAAAKMVQG, encoded by the coding sequence ATGACCGACCCGATCTGGATCAAGGACCCGCTGGCTATTCTCGCCGAAGGCGCCGAACGTGGCGTCGTCGTCAAGGACGGCGCCATTGTCGAGCTGGTCGCGAAGAGCCGCGAGCCGGCGACGCCGGGCGCCAAGGCGTTCGAGGCGCGCGACCATGTCATCATTCCGGGGCTGATCAACACCCATCATCATTTCTACCAGACGCTGACGCGCGCCGTGCCGGCCGCGCTCGATCGCGAACTGTTTCCCTGGCTCAAGGCGCTGTATCCGATCTGGGCCAGGATGACACCGCAAGCTCTTGACGCTGCCGTGACGGTGGCGATGGCCGAATTGATGCTGTCGGGCTGCACCACGACCACCGACCATCATTATGTCTTCCCGAAGGGGCTGGAAGACGGCGTCGATATCGAAGTTGCCGCGGCAAAACGTCTGGGAATCCGCGTGCTGCTGACCCGCGGCTCGATGAACCTGTCGGAGCGTGACGGCGGCCTGCCGCCCGACTCGGTGGTGCAGGACGAGGACACCATCCTCGCCGACTCGGAGCGTGTGGTCGCGCGCTTCCATCAGCGCGGGGAAGCAGCGATGACGCAAGTGGCGCTGGCGCCGTGTTCGCCGTTCTCGGTGACGACGTCGCTGATGAAGAAAACGGCCGAACTGGCCGACCGGCTCGACGTGCGCCTGCACACCCATCTCGCGGAAACCGAGGATGAGAATGCCTTCTGCCAGCAGCTCTATAATTGCCGGCCGCTCGATTATCTGGAGGATTGCGGCTGGCTCAATCACCGCACGTGGCTGGCGCATGGCGTGCATTTCGACAAATCGGAGATGCCGCGTCTTGCCAAAGGCAAGGTGTCGATCAGCCATTGTGCCTGCTCGAACCAAACGCTCGCCTCGGGTCATTGCCCAGTGTGCGAACTGGAAAGCGCCGGTGTCGCCGTTGGCCTCGGCGTTGATGGCTCGGCCTCGAACGATGAATCCAATCTGATGCAGGAAGTGCGCGCCGCGTTTCTTTTGCAGCGCGGGCGCTACGGCGTCACCAAGGTCAGCCACAAGGATGCGCTGCGCTGGGCGACCAAGGGTTCGGCGGCCTGTGTCGGCCGTCCTGAACTGGGCGAAATCGCGGTCGGCAAGCGGGCCGATCTGGCGTTCTACAAGCTCGATGAGTTGCGCTTTTCCGGATATGGCGATCCGCTCGCGGCGCTGGTGCTGTGCGGCGCGCATCGTGCCGACCGCGTCATGATCAACGGCAACTGGACGGTGATCGACGGCGCCATTCCCGGCCTCGATGTCACCGGTCTCATGCGCCGCCATCAGGCCGCGGCGAAGATGGTGCAGGGGTGA
- a CDS encoding BMP family ABC transporter substrate-binding protein: MKRLLMTAAAAALTLAATAFSATAADKIKVGFIYLGPVGDLGWTYMHEVGRQMMVKELGDKVETTYLENVNEGPDSERSIVQLARTGHNLIFTTSFGYMDPTLKVAKQFPKIKFEHATGFKNAPNMGTYSGRFYEGRYIQGVIAGKMSKTGTLGYIASFPIPEVISGINATILGAQTVNPNIKLKIIWVNTWFDPGKEADAAKALADQGVDVIMQHTDSPAAMQVAAQRGIYAFGQDSDMIKFGPKTQLTAIINNWGPYYVKQAKAALAGTWKAEDTWDGLKEKMVLMAPYTNMPDDVKKLAEDTEKAIVAGTLHPFKCPVLGQDGKAVECKNGKNLEPGQILGMNFYVKGIDDKIPGK; this comes from the coding sequence ATGAAAAGACTTCTGATGACCGCCGCGGCCGCGGCCCTGACGCTGGCCGCAACCGCCTTCAGCGCGACTGCCGCCGACAAGATTAAGGTCGGCTTCATCTATCTCGGCCCGGTCGGCGATCTCGGCTGGACCTACATGCATGAAGTCGGCCGCCAGATGATGGTGAAGGAGCTCGGCGACAAGGTCGAGACCACCTATCTCGAGAACGTCAACGAAGGCCCGGACTCGGAGCGCTCGATCGTGCAGCTCGCCCGCACCGGCCACAACCTGATCTTCACGACCTCGTTCGGCTATATGGACCCGACGCTGAAGGTCGCCAAGCAGTTCCCGAAGATCAAGTTCGAGCATGCCACCGGCTTCAAGAATGCGCCGAACATGGGCACCTATTCGGGCCGCTTCTATGAAGGCCGCTACATTCAGGGCGTGATCGCCGGCAAGATGTCGAAGACCGGCACGCTCGGCTACATCGCCTCGTTCCCGATTCCGGAAGTCATCTCCGGCATCAACGCCACCATCCTCGGCGCGCAGACCGTCAACCCCAACATCAAGCTCAAGATCATCTGGGTGAACACCTGGTTCGATCCCGGCAAGGAAGCCGACGCCGCCAAGGCGCTGGCCGACCAGGGCGTCGACGTGATCATGCAGCACACGGATAGTCCGGCCGCCATGCAGGTCGCGGCACAGCGCGGCATCTACGCCTTCGGTCAGGACTCGGACATGATCAAGTTCGGCCCGAAGACCCAGCTCACCGCCATCATCAACAACTGGGGCCCCTATTACGTGAAGCAGGCGAAAGCCGCACTCGCCGGCACCTGGAAGGCGGAAGACACCTGGGATGGGCTGAAGGAAAAGATGGTGCTGATGGCGCCCTACACCAACATGCCTGACGACGTGAAGAAGCTCGCCGAAGACACCGAGAAAGCGATCGTCGCCGGCACGCTGCATCCCTTCAAGTGCCCGGTGCTCGGCCAGGACGGCAAAGCCGTTGAGTGCAAGAACGGCAAGAACCTCGAGCCCGGCCAGATCCTCGGCATGAACTTCTATGTGAAGGGCATCGACGACAAGATCCCGGGCAAGTGA
- a CDS encoding ABC transporter permease translates to MGLVEAIILSIIAASTPLLLAAAGELVVERSGVLNLGVEGMMIMGAACGFAGAYLTGSTFVGALFGIAAGMALSFIFAVLTLGLAVNQVAAGLALTILGVGLSGLIGAGFVGEKIVPAPQLYLPVLTSIPLIGRILFGQDGFVYFSIALVVGIWWFLYRTRGGLILRAVGDSHTSAHALGYPVLKIRLLAVLFGGGCAGLAGAFLPLAYTPFFIPGMTAGRGWIALALVVFSSWLPGRLVAGAYLFGAVTILQLHAQAFGLGIPSQLMTALPYLATVIVLVIISRAQGGAGSVAPASLGTVFVPDR, encoded by the coding sequence ATGGGTCTCGTCGAAGCCATCATCCTCTCGATCATCGCGGCCTCGACGCCGCTCCTGCTCGCGGCCGCCGGTGAGCTGGTCGTCGAACGCTCCGGCGTGCTCAATCTCGGCGTCGAAGGCATGATGATCATGGGTGCGGCCTGCGGCTTCGCCGGCGCTTACCTCACCGGCTCGACCTTCGTCGGCGCGCTGTTCGGCATCGCCGCCGGCATGGCGCTGTCCTTCATCTTCGCAGTGTTGACGCTCGGCCTCGCGGTCAACCAGGTGGCGGCGGGACTGGCGCTGACCATCCTCGGCGTCGGCCTGTCGGGTCTGATCGGTGCCGGCTTCGTCGGCGAGAAGATCGTGCCGGCGCCGCAGCTTTATCTGCCGGTGCTGACGAGCATTCCGCTGATCGGCCGCATCCTGTTCGGGCAGGACGGCTTCGTTTACTTCTCCATCGCGCTCGTCGTCGGCATCTGGTGGTTCCTGTATCGCACGCGCGGCGGCCTGATCCTGCGCGCGGTCGGCGACAGTCACACCTCGGCGCATGCGCTCGGCTATCCGGTGCTGAAAATCCGCCTGCTCGCCGTGCTGTTCGGCGGCGGCTGCGCCGGATTGGCCGGCGCCTTCCTGCCGCTCGCCTATACGCCTTTCTTCATTCCGGGCATGACCGCCGGCCGCGGCTGGATCGCGCTGGCGCTGGTCGTGTTCTCGTCATGGCTGCCGGGGCGGCTGGTCGCCGGCGCTTATCTGTTCGGCGCAGTGACAATCCTGCAACTGCATGCGCAAGCTTTCGGACTCGGCATTCCGTCGCAACTGATGACAGCGCTGCCTTATCTCGCCACCGTTATCGTTCTCGTCATCATCTCTCGCGCGCAGGGCGGCGCCGGGTCGGTGGCGCCCGCTTCGCTCGGCACGGTTTTTGTGCCCGACCGCTGA